One window of the Shewanella maritima genome contains the following:
- a CDS encoding glycine cleavage system protein R, which translates to MTNYLVVTAMGADRPGLVGKLSRLVSECDCDIVDSRMALFGNEFTLIMMVSGSWSSITKIETTLPSLSVELDLMTVMKRTSKHTPQNYISRIEVAFNGEDQRGTMNTITQFLADRSLDLAAVRSHADDDSDLNTQTILLSINIPEKVDLAKLEVSIKQLAEQLSLECTIKRMQGIAAP; encoded by the coding sequence ATGACCAACTATCTGGTCGTGACAGCCATGGGCGCCGATCGCCCTGGCCTTGTCGGAAAACTTTCACGCCTAGTAAGCGAATGTGATTGTGATATTGTCGATAGCCGCATGGCGCTATTTGGTAATGAATTTACCCTTATTATGATGGTGTCAGGCTCTTGGTCGTCCATTACCAAGATTGAAACCACCCTGCCCAGCCTCAGTGTTGAATTAGACTTAATGACGGTGATGAAACGCACCTCTAAGCACACACCACAGAATTACATTTCTCGAATTGAAGTTGCCTTTAACGGTGAAGATCAACGCGGAACCATGAATACCATTACCCAATTCTTGGCCGACCGCTCTCTTGACCTAGCAGCCGTGCGCTCTCATGCCGATGATGATAGCGACCTTAATACCCAGACGATTTTGTTATCGATTAACATTCCAGAAAAAGTTGATCTAGCCAAACTCGAAGTCAGTATTAAACAGCTTGCTGAGCAGCTTAGCCTTGAGTGCACAATCAAACGTATGCAAGGTATTGCCGCTCCTTAG
- the bcp gene encoding thioredoxin-dependent thiol peroxidase, with the protein MNTLNVGDNAPMFTLQNQYDQAVSLQECLNSGPVLVYFYPKASTPGCTVQAQGLRDIKADLDGLNMTVLGISPDPVAKLLKFSDKQELNFHLLSDEDHAIADAFGVWGEKKFMGKVYDGIHRLSFVIGTDGKVSHFINKFKTKEHHQVLLDTVNG; encoded by the coding sequence ATGAATACTTTAAATGTTGGTGATAATGCACCTATGTTTACCTTGCAAAATCAATATGACCAAGCAGTTTCATTACAAGAGTGCTTAAACTCGGGACCAGTTTTAGTTTATTTCTACCCAAAGGCTTCTACGCCTGGCTGTACGGTTCAAGCTCAGGGTCTACGTGATATTAAAGCTGATCTTGACGGTTTAAACATGACGGTATTAGGTATTAGCCCAGATCCAGTTGCCAAGCTATTAAAGTTCTCAGATAAGCAAGAACTTAACTTCCACCTGCTAAGTGATGAAGACCACGCTATAGCAGACGCATTTGGCGTGTGGGGCGAGAAGAAGTTCATGGGTAAGGTATACGATGGTATCCACCGCCTAAGCTTTGTTATCGGCACTGACGGTAAAGTCAGTCACTTTATCAACAAATTTAAAACCAAAGAGCATCACCAGGTGCTGCTTGATACTGTGAATGGCTGA